Proteins encoded within one genomic window of Mesorhizobium sp. B2-1-8:
- a CDS encoding ParA family protein produces the protein MNVAGEYALRGRTVAMIDMDARSNLTKWWSDCREKEAQAERVDVVGHKTAKAVGTYLDRAGAGFDYILIDTPGEDTAIVDPVIGWSDLVISPIQASKREVLGAIDCFESVLRVNEALGRGCRHGVLRTRVSLTVRHTELYRKIRPIIEDKVGTYLFRTEVMERNVYKDIQNGIGTLQMQELTEAIAKARRETQSVVEEIDELLGADGETGGGR, from the coding sequence ATGAACGTCGCTGGCGAGTATGCCCTTCGAGGTCGAACCGTGGCGATGATCGACATGGATGCGCGCAGCAATCTGACCAAGTGGTGGAGCGACTGCCGGGAGAAGGAAGCCCAGGCCGAGCGCGTCGATGTCGTTGGCCACAAGACGGCCAAGGCGGTCGGCACTTATCTGGATCGCGCAGGCGCCGGCTTCGACTACATTCTGATCGACACGCCGGGCGAGGACACGGCGATCGTTGATCCGGTGATTGGATGGTCCGATCTTGTCATCTCGCCGATCCAGGCATCGAAGCGGGAGGTACTCGGCGCGATCGACTGTTTTGAATCCGTCCTGCGCGTCAACGAGGCGCTCGGCCGCGGCTGCCGTCACGGTGTGCTGCGGACGCGGGTCTCGTTGACCGTACGGCACACCGAACTTTATCGGAAGATCCGGCCGATCATCGAGGATAAGGTCGGAACCTATCTCTTCCGGACCGAGGTGATGGAGCGCAATGTGTACAAGGATATCCAGAACGGCATCGGGACCTTGCAGATGCAGGAACTGACGGAAGCGATCGCGAAGGCACGTCGGGAGACGCAAAGCGTTGTGGAGGAGATCGATGAGCTTTTGGGCGCTGATGGAGAGACGGGGGGCGGACGGTGA
- a CDS encoding DUF736 domain-containing protein, which produces MATTIANLTTKADGSMEGVFATLRVNAPITLIPNTNKSREDAPDYRIVNKRTGFEIGAGWHRISQRSGEEYLSVKLEAPEIGVIFGNLAPAPGGEENKKVILWNNPQ; this is translated from the coding sequence ATGGCCACCACGATCGCAAATCTCACCACCAAGGCCGACGGCTCGATGGAAGGCGTCTTCGCCACGCTCCGGGTCAACGCCCCGATCACCCTCATCCCGAACACCAACAAGTCGCGCGAGGACGCGCCCGACTACCGGATCGTCAACAAGCGCACGGGCTTTGAGATCGGTGCCGGCTGGCACCGCATCTCCCAGCGTTCGGGAGAGGAGTACCTCTCGGTCAAGCTGGAAGCCCCCGAGATCGGCGTCATCTTCGGCAACCTCGCCCCGGCGCCAGGCGGCGAAGAGAACAAGAAGGTCATCCTCTGGAACAACCCGCAGTGA
- a CDS encoding DUF1778 domain-containing protein, producing MATTATRKEIPVSMRFRDDDLTIIDRGAELLGLSRTEFMRRAALHEAQAAILNETVIRVSPEAYDAFMQAISAPAAPPTPKAAERLRRSPPWDR from the coding sequence ATGGCCACCACAGCCACGAGGAAGGAAATACCCGTCTCGATGCGGTTTCGCGATGATGATCTCACCATCATCGACCGCGGCGCGGAGCTGCTCGGCCTCTCGCGCACGGAGTTCATGCGACGCGCAGCACTCCACGAGGCGCAGGCGGCCATCCTCAACGAAACCGTCATCCGCGTGTCCCCGGAAGCTTATGACGCCTTCATGCAGGCGATCTCAGCCCCCGCCGCCCCGCCCACGCCGAAGGCGGCCGAGCGGCTGCGTCGGTCGCCGCCCTGGGACCGCTAG
- a CDS encoding plasmid mobilization protein — protein MTASNGSPPKKPARRERVAHIRFSDDEMSAVEGAAERAGLSVSRFMRSLSLEGAGVRPFMSRQDRAIIGMLVEDMRAVGGNLNQIARALNASRSVAGSDLTGAIDDARAIAITVAAELASMTKRAGATRRGEAA, from the coding sequence ATGACGGCGTCGAATGGATCGCCTCCCAAAAAGCCCGCCAGGCGAGAAAGGGTCGCCCACATCCGCTTTTCCGACGATGAAATGTCGGCTGTAGAAGGCGCGGCGGAACGGGCCGGACTTTCGGTTTCACGCTTTATGCGATCACTCTCGTTGGAAGGCGCCGGTGTCCGACCGTTTATGAGCAGGCAAGACCGGGCGATCATCGGGATGCTCGTCGAGGACATGCGCGCCGTCGGCGGCAATCTCAACCAGATCGCCCGTGCCCTCAACGCAAGTCGGTCGGTGGCGGGTTCGGATCTCACGGGAGCGATCGACGACGCCCGCGCGATAGCCATCACCGTCGCCGCGGAACTCGCGTCCATGACGAAGCGCGCCGGTGCTACCCGGCGTGGCGAGGCGGCCTGA
- a CDS encoding toprim domain-containing protein gives MTGSASELARRLGDHAEAVCREYLSNGHRSGNHWIVGDVRNTRGRSMHVRLTANAKGPAGRWVDEASAEFGDLLDVIRESCGLVDFRDVADEARRFLAMPRPQPRTSGAQRQPAAARGSPDAARRLFAISQPIAGTLGERYLAGRGILLPTHERVLRFHPGCYYRDLLTGETQTLPALIAAVTDPDGRITGLQRTWLDPAGNGKAQLADPRRSLGHLLGNAIWLGLDPGAPVPVTAAGEGFETMASLRTVMPALTVAAATSANHLAGLTFPPGCRRLYIAADADAAGRHGIERLSQRAGDAGILALALRPQLGDFNDDLRHLGPTHLAAWLSDQLAPEDAGLFLPPDEQLGPAGG, from the coding sequence ATGACCGGCTCGGCATCCGAGTTGGCACGCCGCCTCGGTGACCATGCCGAGGCGGTGTGCCGTGAATATCTCTCCAACGGTCATCGCTCCGGCAATCACTGGATCGTCGGCGACGTCCGCAACACCCGCGGCCGCTCCATGCATGTCCGCCTGACGGCCAACGCGAAAGGGCCAGCAGGAAGGTGGGTGGACGAAGCCTCGGCAGAATTTGGCGATCTGCTCGATGTCATCCGCGAAAGCTGCGGCCTCGTCGACTTCCGTGACGTCGCCGATGAAGCACGTCGCTTCCTCGCCATGCCGCGGCCGCAGCCCCGGACCTCAGGCGCGCAGCGCCAGCCCGCCGCGGCACGCGGCTCTCCCGACGCCGCGCGTCGCCTGTTCGCCATATCCCAGCCGATCGCCGGCACGCTTGGCGAACGCTATCTCGCCGGTCGCGGCATCCTGCTCCCCACGCATGAGCGTGTTCTGCGCTTCCATCCCGGCTGTTATTACCGGGATCTTTTAACGGGCGAGACGCAGACCCTGCCAGCGCTGATCGCCGCCGTGACCGATCCCGACGGTCGTATCACCGGCCTGCAGCGCACCTGGCTGGATCCGGCAGGCAACGGCAAGGCCCAACTCGCCGATCCCCGCCGATCGCTCGGCCATCTTCTCGGCAACGCCATCTGGTTGGGCCTCGATCCCGGCGCGCCGGTCCCGGTCACGGCCGCCGGCGAAGGCTTCGAGACGATGGCTTCGCTCCGGACGGTGATGCCGGCGCTGACGGTGGCCGCCGCCACCTCGGCCAATCATCTCGCCGGCCTGACCTTCCCGCCTGGCTGCCGCCGCCTCTATATCGCGGCCGATGCGGACGCCGCCGGCCGGCATGGCATCGAGCGCCTCAGCCAGCGCGCAGGCGACGCCGGGATTCTCGCCCTGGCGCTGCGGCCGCAACTCGGCGACTTCAACGACGATCTGCGTCATCTCGGCCCGACCCATCTCGCGGCCTGGCTCAGCGATCAACTCGCCCCGGAGGATGCCGGTCTCTTTCTCCCGCCGGATGAACAACTCGGGCCGGCAGGCGGGTAG
- a CDS encoding GNAT family N-acetyltransferase — translation MALSGIELLDDAHRLDSFDCGKPALNAWLAGFARTNQARGFTRVLIVHDEGTVVGYYGLAPGVIQPNSAPRAIRTGRPPDPIPCLLIGQLAVDHRYAGQGIGSGLVKNALHRCVAGADIVGGRAMVVRAIDAEAEQYWQSWGFIPARDNPSVLMRSIQDVSLWLADKGH, via the coding sequence GTGGCGCTTTCAGGCATCGAACTCCTTGACGACGCGCACCGCCTCGACAGCTTCGATTGCGGCAAGCCGGCGCTCAACGCTTGGCTGGCCGGCTTCGCGCGAACGAACCAGGCCCGCGGGTTCACCCGCGTCCTGATCGTTCACGACGAGGGGACAGTCGTCGGCTATTACGGCCTCGCGCCCGGCGTGATCCAGCCAAACAGCGCGCCGCGCGCCATCCGCACCGGTCGTCCGCCCGACCCGATCCCCTGCTTGCTGATCGGACAACTCGCCGTCGACCACCGATATGCCGGACAAGGCATCGGCAGCGGCCTGGTCAAGAACGCGCTGCATCGCTGCGTCGCGGGCGCCGACATCGTCGGCGGCCGCGCGATGGTGGTGCGGGCGATCGACGCCGAGGCCGAGCAGTACTGGCAGAGCTGGGGCTTCATCCCCGCGCGGGACAATCCGTCGGTGCTCATGCGCTCGATCCAGGACGTGAGCCTCTGGCTGGCCGACAAAGGCCACTAG
- a CDS encoding WGR domain-containing protein produces MARYYSLSTTPSLFGDICVVREWGRIGRPGRIRIDLYQEAEEAHAACLVIEHAKRRRGYHDA; encoded by the coding sequence ATGGCGCGGTACTATAGCTTGTCGACAACGCCGAGCCTGTTCGGCGATATTTGTGTTGTACGGGAGTGGGGGAGGATCGGACGGCCGGGCCGTATCCGTATCGACCTCTACCAGGAAGCAGAGGAGGCGCACGCGGCTTGCTTGGTGATCGAGCACGCCAAAAGACGACGCGGCTATCATGATGCGTGA
- a CDS encoding relaxase/mobilization nuclease domain-containing protein: MPVRFAALARGSQPAVVKLASYGGGVRAAAMMSYASRRGELPVENERGEHITGKAALAEQRGDWEHLFDNRAASRDVGMFEVTIADTLVGRGRQELVREILSAGFGDRRFVYAVEEGHAGEIEVRGVVVLRDRNGERLTADAKAAGIAQERFANSEVGCEAEARFRFRGHGNGVEFATARVRELVERVQGDVKDETGRVIQTFDHSGDLVQKEWRRELHSRKGRDVMHLIVSARAGTNATAFHGAVRDFLGEQFGGHRYIFALHDPADDPKETRQGGRRPHIHAHAIVTMRSETGERIQTSPQVFRQWRALMAEKAREHGIDMELTDRRDLASPPAYGRNQARPVSYVGRTEHEGTSRAAQARYDAKRANRHSAARSERSVGYAVEAAQAWGEVVRSDSDKAVSEFAAEQIGRLQAALRESQIDIEKFENSLSPTNLNANMIELDKLIGAGETPMRAMTRPEFEAYGKRVEAVLAAVEASIEPAERKEFDEVAATAREVVNIRREYLELSERQGGIEPVEADRDDNGKQTSTRDEQHLQEVGGFQPTERDDGERRIEGRPSTDRDQQHNDGQASTSRDSPFDDAVARHGESAVREGDEILAEYDAAFHSLDRATDRYSTEYFRADISDDERAAVRADYFAESNRYDTLLQRYAREALDGNTYLYERSKGEESLLQALNDEAQVRASRRAIDMYDPTRNLPARQNDAQAVRAGDALFAQIDAAKRDVHRYYEPEARDIRSTGRSGRVEGEAEGVARIARLSEAEIRHADLLREAARAALDGNGYIRDMATIRHDLNNEIQLEIRRRAEAERGRHENVREAARPSESGDRTARVTQDHRADPPQQQVPRLRELEREVEERHHRTLEDRER, encoded by the coding sequence ATGCCTGTCCGGTTCGCGGCGCTGGCGCGGGGAAGCCAGCCGGCAGTGGTCAAGCTTGCCTCCTATGGTGGCGGCGTTCGGGCGGCTGCAATGATGAGCTACGCGTCACGCAGAGGGGAATTGCCGGTTGAGAATGAGAGGGGCGAACACATCACCGGAAAGGCGGCGCTCGCCGAACAGCGCGGCGATTGGGAGCATCTATTCGACAACCGGGCCGCCAGTCGCGATGTCGGCATGTTTGAGGTTACGATTGCCGACACGCTCGTCGGCCGTGGCAGGCAGGAACTCGTTCGCGAGATACTGAGCGCGGGCTTTGGAGACCGGCGTTTTGTTTATGCCGTCGAGGAGGGGCATGCCGGCGAGATCGAGGTGCGTGGGGTGGTCGTGCTGCGAGACCGGAACGGCGAGCGCCTGACTGCTGACGCCAAGGCAGCGGGCATTGCCCAGGAGAGATTTGCGAATTCCGAGGTCGGCTGTGAAGCGGAAGCCCGTTTCCGGTTCCGCGGTCATGGCAACGGCGTTGAGTTCGCGACGGCGCGGGTACGGGAGCTCGTCGAGCGCGTGCAAGGCGACGTCAAGGACGAGACGGGACGGGTGATCCAGACGTTCGATCACTCGGGCGATCTGGTCCAGAAGGAGTGGCGGCGCGAACTGCACAGCCGCAAGGGCAGGGACGTCATGCATCTCATCGTCTCGGCGCGCGCAGGCACGAATGCGACAGCATTCCACGGCGCGGTGCGCGATTTTCTCGGCGAGCAGTTTGGTGGACATCGCTATATTTTTGCGCTCCACGATCCTGCCGATGACCCGAAGGAGACCCGGCAGGGCGGTCGGCGGCCGCACATCCACGCCCATGCCATCGTCACCATGCGCTCCGAGACAGGCGAGCGGATCCAGACCAGCCCGCAGGTGTTTCGGCAATGGCGCGCTTTGATGGCTGAGAAAGCCCGCGAGCATGGCATCGACATGGAGCTCACCGACCGGCGCGATCTCGCCAGCCCGCCGGCCTATGGCCGCAATCAGGCGCGGCCGGTGAGCTATGTCGGGCGAACCGAGCATGAAGGCACAAGCCGCGCCGCACAGGCCCGTTACGATGCCAAGCGCGCCAATCGGCACTCTGCGGCACGATCGGAGCGCAGCGTCGGCTATGCCGTCGAAGCGGCGCAGGCCTGGGGCGAGGTCGTGCGCTCGGATTCCGACAAGGCCGTTTCCGAGTTCGCTGCCGAGCAGATCGGCCGGCTACAGGCGGCACTACGAGAAAGTCAAATCGACATCGAGAAATTTGAAAATTCGCTGAGCCCTACAAATCTGAATGCCAATATGATAGAGCTTGATAAGTTGATCGGAGCCGGAGAGACTCCCATGCGCGCGATGACACGACCAGAATTCGAGGCTTATGGAAAGCGTGTCGAAGCCGTGCTGGCAGCTGTCGAAGCTTCGATCGAGCCGGCCGAGCGCAAGGAATTCGACGAGGTCGCCGCGACCGCGCGCGAGGTGGTGAACATTCGCCGCGAATATCTCGAACTTTCAGAACGACAGGGTGGGATTGAGCCTGTCGAGGCTGATCGCGATGACAATGGCAAACAGACTTCCACCAGGGACGAGCAGCATCTTCAGGAGGTGGGTGGATTTCAGCCGACCGAGCGCGACGATGGCGAGCGACGCATCGAAGGAAGACCGAGCACCGATCGGGATCAGCAGCACAACGATGGGCAGGCAAGCACGTCTCGAGACAGTCCGTTCGATGATGCAGTCGCTCGCCATGGCGAGAGTGCGGTGCGTGAAGGAGACGAGATCCTGGCGGAATACGATGCTGCTTTCCACTCGCTTGATCGCGCGACCGACAGATACTCGACCGAGTATTTCCGCGCTGACATATCCGATGATGAACGTGCAGCCGTTCGCGCTGACTATTTTGCGGAGTCAAATCGGTATGACACCTTGCTCCAACGATACGCCCGGGAAGCCCTTGATGGGAACACCTATCTCTACGAGCGATCAAAGGGGGAGGAAAGCCTGCTTCAGGCACTGAACGACGAGGCTCAGGTCCGAGCTTCCCGTCGGGCGATCGATATGTACGATCCCACACGGAACCTCCCCGCGAGGCAAAATGACGCGCAGGCGGTTCGCGCCGGCGACGCGTTGTTCGCCCAGATCGACGCCGCAAAGAGAGATGTCCATCGTTATTACGAGCCTGAAGCGCGGGACATCCGTTCGACGGGGAGGTCCGGTCGCGTGGAAGGCGAAGCCGAGGGTGTGGCTCGGATTGCGAGGCTGAGTGAGGCCGAAATCAGACATGCGGATCTGCTGCGGGAAGCGGCCCGGGCCGCTCTCGACGGCAACGGCTATATCCGTGACATGGCAACGATCAGACACGACCTGAACAACGAAATCCAGTTGGAAATCCGGCGTCGCGCAGAAGCTGAACGAGGACGTCACGAGAATGTACGCGAGGCAGCCAGACCGTCCGAGTCGGGCGATCGTACCGCGCGGGTGACCCAGGACCACAGGGCGGATCCACCGCAGCAGCAAGTTCCGCGGCTACGCGAATTGGAGCGCGAAGTCGAAGAACGCCATCATCGCACGCTTGAAGACCGGGAACGCTAG
- a CDS encoding DUF2493 domain-containing protein, producing MTYDLPFDDAYEPYHTSSPTDRVILELQMYGHRPHQDEPDPRPLPDDEVIRAGLAGIVETFAGMLGDTRLEPDLGDLLWSFTNVFHRAAERVARSLDRNEEAQRSSQQEQDGSEVKSVELERLTAEGITYIERRNVLEIMRDEAADLYEAQTGSAWRPRTGSKVSHQAMTASVIDSRDFLAARRHAETEVLVPAGTKIAFAGGLDCNDHDRIWDALDKAHEKHPDMVLLHGGSPRGAERIAACWAENRKVTQIAFKPDWNRHAKAAPFRRNDQLLSVVPYGLIVFPGSGITDNLADKARRLGIPVWRFAEDAA from the coding sequence ATGACCTACGACCTTCCTTTCGACGACGCCTACGAGCCCTACCACACGTCCTCACCGACCGACCGCGTCATCCTCGAACTGCAGATGTACGGTCATCGTCCGCATCAGGACGAGCCCGATCCTCGGCCACTTCCCGACGACGAGGTGATCCGGGCCGGCCTCGCCGGTATCGTCGAGACCTTCGCCGGCATGCTCGGCGACACCAGACTCGAACCCGACCTCGGCGACCTTCTCTGGTCTTTCACCAACGTCTTCCACCGCGCCGCCGAGCGCGTCGCCCGCAGCCTCGACCGCAATGAGGAGGCGCAACGCTCGAGCCAGCAGGAGCAGGACGGCTCCGAGGTGAAGTCCGTCGAGCTGGAACGGCTCACAGCCGAGGGCATAACCTATATCGAGCGGCGCAACGTGCTCGAAATCATGCGCGATGAGGCCGCCGACCTCTACGAGGCGCAGACCGGATCGGCATGGCGGCCGCGCACCGGCTCCAAGGTCAGCCACCAGGCGATGACCGCGTCGGTGATCGACTCGCGCGACTTCCTCGCCGCCCGCCGCCACGCCGAAACCGAGGTGCTCGTTCCGGCCGGCACTAAGATCGCCTTCGCCGGTGGTCTCGACTGCAACGATCACGACCGGATCTGGGACGCGCTCGACAAGGCCCACGAGAAGCATCCCGACATGGTACTGCTCCACGGCGGTAGCCCGCGCGGCGCCGAACGCATCGCCGCCTGCTGGGCCGAGAACCGCAAGGTCACGCAGATCGCCTTCAAGCCGGATTGGAACCGGCACGCCAAGGCGGCTCCGTTCCGCCGCAACGACCAGCTTCTCTCGGTCGTGCCCTATGGCCTGATCGTCTTTCCCGGCTCCGGCATCACCGACAACCTTGCCGACAAGGCCCGTCGGCTCGGCATCCCCGTCTGGCGGTTCGCGGAAGACGCCGCGTGA
- a CDS encoding helix-turn-helix domain-containing protein has translation MAIKDVQKYIDECGLVETSDEESEKPIYRKPGFEGIRSFGEMEQTFSQFIREHRDAKRLNRAQVGMMVGLHETIFARYERAFSKLQATRLIHLCEILDCSPIEMIHAAAPHFFGESRKEADDKLKLMLRILDMPASTASSLLSMIEGLAGED, from the coding sequence ATGGCGATCAAGGACGTTCAGAAATATATCGACGAATGTGGGCTCGTCGAAACGAGCGACGAAGAATCGGAGAAGCCGATCTATCGCAAGCCAGGTTTCGAGGGCATTCGAAGCTTCGGCGAGATGGAGCAGACATTCAGCCAGTTCATCCGCGAGCATCGCGACGCGAAGCGCCTCAATCGCGCCCAGGTCGGCATGATGGTCGGGCTGCATGAGACGATTTTCGCGCGCTATGAGCGGGCGTTTTCGAAGCTGCAGGCGACGCGGCTGATCCACCTTTGCGAAATCCTCGATTGTTCGCCGATCGAGATGATCCATGCGGCAGCGCCGCATTTTTTCGGCGAAAGCCGCAAGGAGGCCGACGACAAGCTGAAGCTCATGCTGCGCATTCTGGACATGCCCGCCTCGACCGCATCCAGCCTGCTCAGCATGATCGAAGGTCTGGCGGGGGAAGATTGA